In the Candidatus Rhodoblastus alkanivorans genome, one interval contains:
- a CDS encoding adenylate kinase, with protein sequence MRLILLGPPGAGKGTQSSRLEQKYGIPQLSTGDMLRAAVKAGTPIGLQAKAVMESGGLVSDEIVVGIIEGRIAEPDCAKGFILDGFPRTVAQAKALDAMLKRHHKELDAVIELVVDDQILLSRIENRAKETVAAGGAVRADDNPESFKKRLAQYHELTAPVSDYYRSVGELRTVDGMAAIDAVTAEIDAILGK encoded by the coding sequence ATGAGGCTGATTCTGCTCGGACCGCCCGGGGCCGGCAAGGGAACCCAGTCGTCGCGGCTGGAACAGAAATATGGCATTCCGCAGCTTTCCACCGGCGACATGCTGCGTGCGGCGGTCAAGGCGGGAACGCCGATCGGCCTGCAGGCCAAGGCGGTCATGGAATCGGGCGGCTTGGTGTCCGACGAAATCGTCGTCGGCATCATCGAGGGGCGCATCGCGGAGCCTGATTGCGCCAAGGGCTTCATTCTCGACGGCTTTCCGCGCACGGTCGCCCAGGCCAAAGCGCTCGACGCCATGCTCAAGCGCCATCACAAGGAGCTCGACGCGGTGATTGAACTGGTCGTTGACGACCAGATCCTGTTGTCGCGCATCGAAAACCGCGCCAAGGAGACGGTTGCGGCGGGCGGAGCTGTCCGCGCCGACGACAATCCTGAGAGTTTCAAGAAGCGACTGGCGCAATATCACGAACTGACCGCGCCGGTTTCCGACTATTACCGCTCGGTCGGCGAATTGCGCACGGTGGACGGCATGGCGGCGATCGACGCCGTCACCGCCGAGATCGACGCCATTCTCGGCAAGTAA
- the rpsM gene encoding 30S ribosomal protein S13, which yields MARIAGVNIPTNKRVVIALQYIHGIGSKKAEEICEKVNIPAARRVNELTDAEVLQIRETIDRDYMVEGDLRREVAMNIKRLMDLGCYRGLRHRRQLPVRGQRTHTNARTRKGKAKPIAGKKK from the coding sequence ATGGCTCGTATAGCCGGCGTCAATATTCCGACCAACAAGCGCGTCGTCATCGCGCTTCAGTACATCCATGGCATCGGCTCGAAGAAGGCGGAAGAGATCTGCGAAAAGGTCAATATTCCAGCCGCGCGCCGGGTGAACGAACTCACCGACGCCGAAGTTCTGCAGATTCGTGAAACCATCGACCGCGACTATATGGTGGAAGGCGACCTGCGCCGCGAAGTCGCGATGAACATCAAGCGCCTGATGGATCTCGGCTGCTATCGCGGCCTGCGCCATCGCCGCCAGCTCCCGGTTCGCGGCCAGCGCACCCACACCAACGCCCGCACCCGCAAGGGCAAGGCCAAGCCGATCGCCGGCAAGAAGAAATAA
- the rpsK gene encoding 30S ribosomal protein S11, translated as MAKDNTRVRRRERKNIASGVAHVHSSFNNTMITIADAQGNTISWSSAGTMGFKGSRKSTPYAAQMAAEDAARKAAEHGMRTVEVEVSGPGSGRESALRALQAAGFTVTSIRDVTPIPHNGCRPRKRRRV; from the coding sequence ATGGCCAAGGACAACACCCGCGTTCGCCGCAGGGAGCGCAAGAACATCGCCTCCGGCGTCGCCCATGTTCATTCCTCGTTCAACAACACGATGATCACCATTGCCGACGCCCAGGGCAATACCATCTCCTGGTCTTCGGCCGGCACGATGGGTTTCAAGGGCTCGCGCAAATCCACGCCCTATGCGGCGCAGATGGCCGCCGAGGACGCCGCCCGCAAGGCGGCCGAACACGGCATGCGCACTGTGGAAGTCGAAGTGTCCGGCCCCGGTTCGGGCCGTGAATCGGCGCTCCGCGCGCTCCAGGCGGCGGGCTTTACCGTCACCTCGATCCGCGACGTGACCCCGATCCCGCATAACGGCTGCCGTCCGCGCAAGCGCCGGCGCGTCTGA
- a CDS encoding DNA-directed RNA polymerase subunit alpha — protein MVDEPICPAAEGRNEMIQKNWQELIKPNKLQVTSGDDPKRVATVVAEPLERGFGLTLGNALRRILLSSLQGAAITSVHIDGVLHEFSSIPGVREDVTDIVLNIKDVAIKMHGDGPKRMTLKKVGPGVVYAGDIGVTGDIAVLNPTLPLCTLDEGAEIRMEFTVNTGKGYVPADRNRAEDAPIGLIPVDSIYSPVKKVSYKIEPTREGQVLDYDKLTMQVETNGSLSPEDAVAFAARILQDQLNVFVNFEEPKREEHAPSIPELAFNPALLKKVDELELSVRSANCLKNDNIVYIGDLIQKTEAEMLRTPNFGRKSLNEIKEVLAQMGLHLGMEVTGWPPENIDELAKRFEEHY, from the coding sequence ATGGTTGACGAACCGATATGCCCGGCGGCCGAAGGAAGAAACGAGATGATTCAGAAGAACTGGCAAGAACTCATCAAGCCGAACAAGCTGCAGGTCACTTCCGGCGATGACCCCAAAAGGGTCGCGACCGTGGTGGCCGAACCGCTCGAGCGCGGCTTCGGGCTGACCCTCGGCAATGCTTTGCGCCGCATTCTGCTGTCGTCGCTGCAAGGCGCCGCCATCACTTCCGTCCATATCGACGGCGTGCTGCACGAGTTTTCGTCGATCCCCGGCGTGCGCGAGGACGTCACCGACATCGTCCTGAACATCAAGGACGTGGCCATCAAGATGCATGGCGATGGCCCCAAGCGCATGACCCTCAAAAAGGTCGGCCCCGGCGTGGTCTATGCCGGCGACATCGGCGTGACCGGCGACATTGCGGTGCTCAACCCGACCCTGCCGCTCTGCACCCTCGACGAGGGCGCGGAAATCCGCATGGAATTCACCGTCAACACCGGCAAGGGCTATGTTCCAGCCGATCGCAACCGCGCCGAGGACGCCCCGATCGGGCTGATTCCGGTCGATTCGATCTATTCGCCGGTCAAGAAGGTTTCCTACAAGATCGAGCCGACCCGCGAGGGCCAGGTGCTCGACTATGACAAGCTGACCATGCAGGTCGAAACCAACGGCTCCCTTTCGCCGGAGGACGCGGTGGCCTTCGCTGCCCGCATCCTGCAGGACCAGCTCAATGTCTTCGTCAATTTCGAGGAGCCGAAGCGCGAGGAGCACGCGCCGTCGATCCCCGAACTCGCCTTCAACCCGGCGCTGCTCAAGAAGGTGGACGAGCTGGAGCTGTCGGTCCGTTCGGCCAACTGCCTGAAGAACGACAATATCGTCTATATCGGCGACCTGATCCAGAAGACCGAAGCGGAAATGCTGCGCACGCCGAACTTCGGCCGCAAGTCACTCAACGAGATCAAGGAAGTGCTGGCGCAGATGGGCCTGCACCTCGGCATGGAAGTCACGGGCTGGCCGCCGGAGAATATCGACGAGCTCGCGAAGCGCTTCGAGGAGCATTATTGA
- the rplQ gene encoding 50S ribosomal protein L17, protein MYHGRSKRRFNRSAEHRKAMFANMSQALIKHEQIVTTLPKAKDLRPVVEKLVTLGKRGDLHARRQAIAQIKDVDLVRKLFDVLGPRYKERNGGYTRVLKAGFRYGDNAAMAVIEFVDRDVNAKGAGAAPAEAAE, encoded by the coding sequence ATGTATCACGGTCGTTCCAAACGCCGTTTCAATCGGTCCGCCGAGCATCGCAAGGCGATGTTCGCCAATATGTCGCAGGCGCTCATCAAGCATGAGCAGATCGTGACCACTCTGCCCAAGGCCAAGGATTTGCGTCCGGTGGTCGAAAAGCTGGTGACGCTCGGCAAGCGCGGCGATCTGCATGCCCGCCGCCAGGCCATCGCCCAGATCAAGGACGTGGATCTGGTGAGGAAGCTGTTCGATGTGCTTGGGCCCCGTTACAAGGAGCGCAATGGCGGCTATACCCGCGTGCTCAAGGCCGGCTTCCGCTACGGCGACAATGCCGCCATGGCGGTGATCGAATTCGTCGATCGCGACGTCAACGCCAAGGGCGCGGGCGCCGCTCCGGCTGAAGCGGCGGAATAG